The following are encoded together in the Immundisolibacter sp. genome:
- a CDS encoding DUF488 domain-containing protein translates to MAVRIVRLGSPRLAGEGTRIGTVRRPPRGVPKSQFAAQDWYDVWYPDLAPSADTVRLGLQAATDVQWASFVKRYRTEMASPQNSRTLELLATLSRHADFSVGCYCEHEARCHRSVLRALLLERGALVI, encoded by the coding sequence GTGGCCGTTCGCATCGTAAGGCTGGGCAGTCCACGGCTAGCCGGCGAGGGGACGCGTATAGGGACTGTGCGCCGGCCACCAAGAGGCGTTCCGAAAAGCCAGTTTGCGGCACAGGACTGGTACGACGTCTGGTACCCCGATCTGGCACCGAGCGCCGATACCGTGCGCCTTGGGCTACAGGCCGCTACCGATGTGCAGTGGGCAAGCTTCGTCAAGCGCTACCGTACTGAAATGGCCAGTCCACAAAACAGTCGCACGCTGGAGCTACTGGCCACCCTATCGCGGCACGCGGACTTCTCGGTGGGCTGTTACTGCGAACACGAGGCCCGCTGCCATCGTTCGGTGCTG